A genomic window from Brevibacillus agri includes:
- a CDS encoding MFS transporter: protein MGPNNVFHLFRNANYLKLFLAEFTSQLGNVIGIMAITFYLLDKFSQQPYYTTMKDMMHAAPALVVFLFIGVFADRFDRQKIAVHCDLIRAFLTVCLMICIWYDSLALIFLAIFLRSAVGKFFPPAQSAIIQGVLSKEEYPLAAGLNSMLGSVFLLFGSGIGAVVYWNLGVQGAFLLDFICLLISAMLIYSCKIELSVRKPNGSTDWKGLHTIKALFTDFIEGVKYIVYDRVLLLLTLGSAILGVVNGGIGIIPIFIMKYKLSPHFYEEMSVIETIVFGIGILLGSALSPKVTKRIKLYMVLTFSLIFSGIFVILAGLSPTIVLFLIFHFFFSVAVAFINISFYGWIPQMVNPNMMGRFRGILDPVSSLFQSLSLAFIAWTFPSMLRIEMLFGVVGGAMLLLGMLYLFTIPSFVQTKEEKYEVPS, encoded by the coding sequence ATGGGTCCAAATAACGTCTTCCACCTTTTCAGAAACGCAAACTATTTGAAACTTTTTCTCGCAGAATTTACTTCGCAACTGGGAAATGTCATCGGGATTATGGCGATCACATTTTATTTGCTTGATAAATTTAGCCAACAACCGTACTACACTACCATGAAAGACATGATGCATGCCGCACCCGCATTGGTCGTTTTTCTGTTTATCGGCGTTTTTGCGGATCGCTTTGACCGTCAGAAAATAGCGGTCCATTGCGATCTGATTCGCGCATTTCTCACTGTATGTCTAATGATTTGCATTTGGTACGATTCGCTTGCCTTGATTTTTTTAGCCATTTTTCTCCGAAGTGCTGTAGGGAAATTTTTTCCTCCCGCCCAAAGTGCAATCATTCAAGGCGTACTATCAAAAGAAGAATATCCCCTTGCCGCTGGATTAAACTCTATGCTCGGAAGTGTATTTTTGCTTTTCGGGAGTGGGATCGGCGCGGTAGTCTATTGGAATTTGGGAGTCCAAGGTGCATTTTTGCTGGACTTCATCTGCTTGTTGATTTCAGCCATGCTCATTTATTCGTGCAAAATCGAGCTATCTGTTCGGAAACCGAACGGGAGCACCGATTGGAAAGGACTACATACAATTAAAGCACTGTTCACGGATTTTATTGAGGGGGTAAAATACATTGTTTACGATCGGGTGTTGCTGCTGCTAACGCTTGGTTCTGCCATACTGGGAGTAGTCAATGGAGGAATAGGAATCATTCCTATTTTTATCATGAAATACAAACTGTCTCCCCATTTCTACGAGGAAATGTCCGTAATCGAAACGATCGTTTTCGGAATCGGCATCTTGCTGGGAAGTGCGCTAAGCCCCAAAGTTACGAAGAGAATCAAACTGTACATGGTATTGACTTTCAGCCTGATTTTCTCGGGAATCTTCGTCATCCTCGCAGGCTTGTCCCCTACGATTGTTCTATTCTTGATTTTTCACTTTTTCTTTTCCGTTGCTGTGGCGTTTATTAACATTTCTTTTTATGGATGGATACCGCAAATGGTGAATCCGAACATGATGGGAAGATTTCGGGGGATTCTTGACCCCGTATCGAGTTTGTTTCAGTCACTGTCTCTGGCCTTTATTGCTTGGACTTTCCCGTCTATGCTTCGCATTGAAATGCTCTTTGGCGTCGTTGGCGGAGCAATGCTGCTTTTAGGGATGCTATATCTTTTTACAATCCCTTCATTCGTACAAACGAAAGAAGAAAAGTACGAAGTTCCATCCTAA